The Pseudomonas nunensis genome includes the window ACTGAAAAATTCGCTGGTGGCAAAGGGATCGAACGCCGAGCTGCTCAGACCATCGCGCAGGGATTTAAGCAACCCCGGCACCATCGACAGCAGACGCAGACTCGCATCGGCTTCGTCATGACGCTGCACGCTCCAAATCAATTGCGCCATGGTCTGCACATCGGCGTGCCATTCAGCGGACTGATCGCCGTGCTTGAGGCAGGTCAGCAACAGCACCTTGCTCCAGGCGTCCTGGACGAACGCCACCACCCCTTGCGGCAGTAACTTGCCCAGCAATGCCTCGTTCAGCGCTTGTTCGACCCGCTGACGCGCCAGTTCAGTTTTGGCCCGGCCTTCTTCGGCATCGCGGGTGCGCTGCTCCAGCAGTTCGCTGCGACGGCGCTCGTCACTGGTAAAGGCCAGGAAGTCCGCCAGCAACTCGGAGAAAATCGCCGGGTCATCGACAAAGTCATTCAACAGCCGCTGCACCACTTGCTCGATGCGCAGGTACAAAGTGTCGCGCTCATGATCGTCGCACTCGCCCCAGCCCATGGCCGCGTCGGCGATTTCGTTGAGCAGGCGCCGTGCTGGATGGCTGCTGCGGCTGAAAAAGCTCTTGTCGAGCACCGCGACTTTCAGCATCGGGATCTGCAAGCGTCCGATCAACGCCTTGAGGGAATCCGGCAGATTGCGGTCATCGAGAATGCATTCGAAGAGCATCGCGATCAGGTTGATCACGTCTTCATCCGCGACTCCGACCACCCGGGACTTGCCACTTTTGACGCTGACCCGGGTCAGCAGTTGTTCGAGCTGGTTGCGCAGGTCGAAGTCATCCTGAGCCGCCAGGGCCGGGACGTATTGCTGCAAGTGCGACAGCAGGCGCAGCAGGTCGCGGGTGGAAATCGGCTGGGCCGGGGCGCTGGCTTCGAGCGTCGGCGCGACACTGCCGCGCACGTGAAACAGCAGCTCCTGCAATGCGGCGAAAACTTCCTGCACGCTGTCATCAATGTGCGCACTGCCGGATCGGACAACCGACTCGACGGGCTCGGCATGCGCGCTGGCCGCCGCACGATCCGCAGCGCGCCTTGCCGGAGCTGGCTTGAGCTCGGGCAGCACGCCGGTGGCGATCAGCAGTTGGTTAGCTTCGGCGTAGAGCTGATCGGCGCTGCTGAGCACATAGCGCTCGAACAGTTTGAGGATGATCAGCTTGACCTTGATCTCCACGCCCAGATTGCGCCCGGCCTGCAGGAAATATTCGCACAGCAGCGCCGGGCCCAGCGGGTTGTGCTGCTCGAGCAATTCCTTGCCCAACAGCACGCTGAGCCGCGTGGTCAGTTGATCGAGGGCGAAACCTTCCCGGTTCAGCACCTTGCTGACCATGCCTTCCACGGCGACGTTGCGCTCCAGGTCGTCGTTGGGCAGCGCTGCGCCAGCATCGAACGCCAATGCCTGAGGCAAGGCTGACTGGGTGACGTCGTATTGCGTGAGGCTGATGAACGCCTCGAAGAATTGTTCAAGAAACCCGCGCTCAATGCTTTTGCGCTTGAGGCGCAAGTCGCGCATGGCTTCGAAAAAGATGTTCTGTTCGACGTCGTTGCGGGCCCGGTCGGCCATTTCGAACAGGGTGTCGTCGGCGTTATCGAACAGTTCCTGCAAACCATGCCGCAGCTGTTGCGCAGCCTTGTCGCGAACCTGAAGCAGAATCACAGGCAGGCGGGCGAGCGGCGAGTGAGTCGCCTGGTCGGTAGCTGCCTTGTGCAAAGGCACTACATTCCCGTCGTTGTGCATCCAAGCCTCCTGGAACGGTGATGCTTCGGTTCGTTAAGAAAGATCGATTTGCGCAAGCCGCACAGCCGACGCCCAACGGGGAACAGTGCCCACCCGCTGTCATTCAATAATCGGGGACCCAAAGGGACGTCAAAGCTATGACGTCAAATGCAAGGCGGATTATCTGCAAAACAGGTCGCTTGTGCCAGCGGACTCTACGTCCCACATTGAAATAGACGTACAGAACAGACCCTGGCTTAGCGGTAAATGCTCACGCGAATCGACCAAATGCAGGTTTCAGAGCGATCTGGGCACCCGGCATGCCTTGGGTTGCTTCGCGCCATGGCCCTATAATCGAGCCACTTTGTTTGTGGAGCCCGTTATGCCGAATCTACGTCTCGCCGATTTGACCGCCGAAATCGAAGCCAACGTGCGCCGTGCGTTGCTCGAAGACATAGGCAGCGGCGACATCACCGCGCAACTGATCCCGGCCGAACGCCTGGCCAAAGCCACCATCATCACCCGCGACGCAGCCGTCATTGCCGGCACCTCTTGGGTCGATGCCGTTTTCCGGCAACTGGACCCGCGCGTGGCGGTGCACTGGCAGGTGCGCGATGGCGAACGGGTGCAACCCAATCAGCCGCTGTTTCACCTCGAAGGCCCGGCGCGCTCGCTGCTGACGGGCGAGCGTTGCGCGCTGAATTTCCTGCAACTGCTGTCTGGCGTGGCGACTCGCGCGCAGTTTCTGGCGGATTTCGTCGCCGAGACTCAAGTGAAGCTGCTGGACACGCGCAAAACCCTGCCAGGGCTGCGTCTGGCGCAAAAGTACGCCGTGACCTGCGGCGGCTGCCATAACCACCGCATCGGTCTGTATGACGCCTTCCTGATCAAGGAAAACCATATCGCTGCCTGCGGTGGCATCCCTGAAGCGATTAAAGCCGCGCACAAGATTGCCCCGGGCAAGCCGGTGGAGATCGAAGTGGAAAGCCTGGATGAGCTGAAGGAGGCCCTTGAGGCTGGCGCCGACATCATCATGCTCGACGAACTGAGCCTGGATGACATGCGCGAGGCGGTGCGCCTGAACGGCGGCAAGGCGAAACTGGAGGCCAGCGGCGGGATCAACGAAAGCACCTTGCTGCCGATCGCCGAAACCGGGGTGGATTACATCTCTATCGGTGCGATGACCAAGGATGTGAAGGCTGTGGACCTGTCGATGCGACTCAGCCTCTGATCAAACAATGTGGGAGCGGGCTTGCTCGCGAAAGCGGTGTATCAGACGACAATGATGTCGATTGACACACCGCTTTCGCGAGCAAGCCCGCTCCCACAGGTGTTTCACATTTGTTGGGTC containing:
- a CDS encoding DUF1631 domain-containing protein, with product MHNDGNVVPLHKAATDQATHSPLARLPVILLQVRDKAAQQLRHGLQELFDNADDTLFEMADRARNDVEQNIFFEAMRDLRLKRKSIERGFLEQFFEAFISLTQYDVTQSALPQALAFDAGAALPNDDLERNVAVEGMVSKVLNREGFALDQLTTRLSVLLGKELLEQHNPLGPALLCEYFLQAGRNLGVEIKVKLIILKLFERYVLSSADQLYAEANQLLIATGVLPELKPAPARRAADRAAASAHAEPVESVVRSGSAHIDDSVQEVFAALQELLFHVRGSVAPTLEASAPAQPISTRDLLRLLSHLQQYVPALAAQDDFDLRNQLEQLLTRVSVKSGKSRVVGVADEDVINLIAMLFECILDDRNLPDSLKALIGRLQIPMLKVAVLDKSFFSRSSHPARRLLNEIADAAMGWGECDDHERDTLYLRIEQVVQRLLNDFVDDPAIFSELLADFLAFTSDERRRSELLEQRTRDAEEGRAKTELARQRVEQALNEALLGKLLPQGVVAFVQDAWSKVLLLTCLKHGDQSAEWHADVQTMAQLIWSVQRHDEADASLRLLSMVPGLLKSLRDGLSSSAFDPFATSEFFSELEALHVQLFERPTLPPEQADAPVMVEVREEIVLRTADEGPVETASARLPADDADLLQVDQLRLGCWVEFQEDEENTLRCKLAAIIEATGKYIFVNRTGMKVLERSRTGLALEFRRGVVRTLDDTLLFDRALESVIGNLRRLNHAK
- the nadC gene encoding carboxylating nicotinate-nucleotide diphosphorylase: MPNLRLADLTAEIEANVRRALLEDIGSGDITAQLIPAERLAKATIITRDAAVIAGTSWVDAVFRQLDPRVAVHWQVRDGERVQPNQPLFHLEGPARSLLTGERCALNFLQLLSGVATRAQFLADFVAETQVKLLDTRKTLPGLRLAQKYAVTCGGCHNHRIGLYDAFLIKENHIAACGGIPEAIKAAHKIAPGKPVEIEVESLDELKEALEAGADIIMLDELSLDDMREAVRLNGGKAKLEASGGINESTLLPIAETGVDYISIGAMTKDVKAVDLSMRLSL